The sequence GCACTTTGAATTGCTGCATGTTTTTAGGAAACATGCAGCAGCCCCATCCGATTGAAGAATTGAAGAACGGAACCGACCACATGAGCCGTGATGCGCTAAAAACCCTATTCCATCCCTTTGCCATCGGTGTCATCGATCCGCCGGGAGAGGGCGAACGCGTGCTCTTTCTCGGTGCCGAGGCGGGCTACAGGTTGCCGGAAGGGTTTGCCGCGTCTGTCTCTGCCGTGCAGCCGCTGAGGCCGCTCTATCGCGCCCTGGAGGCGATGCGCGTCGACGTGACGCCGTCTGTGCTCGGCGAAGGCTATGACGTCGCGCTCGTGCTCTGCGGCAGGCACAAGGGCGAAAACGAAGATCGGATTGCCGAAGCGCTGAAGCGCACACGTGCGGGCGCGCTGATCGTGATCGCAGGCGGCAAGGAGGATGGCATCCAGTCGCTGCGAAAGAAGATCGACAAGTTCGGTTGGGATGGAGACTCGCTCCCGAAATACCACGGTGTCGCCTTCTGGTTCACGCGGCCGGAAGATGTCTCGGAAGCCGTAACGAAGCTTGCCAAGGTTCCGGTGCGCGTCGATGGCCTATTCGAAGCATCGCCGGGCATGTTTTCCCATGACCGCGTCGATGCCGGTTCCGAGCTCCTCGCGTCTCGGCTGCCACGGGATTTTACCGGCCATGCGGCGGATTTCGGCGCGGGCTGGGGCTATCTCTCAGTCATGCTCGCCCAGGCTTCCCCGGGTTTGAAGGGCATCGACCTGTTCGAAGCCGACCATGACGCACTAGAGGCTGCGCGCGTCAATATGAAGGCGAACGCTCCTTCGACGCCGGCACGTTTCTACTGGCATGACCTGACAAGCGAGGACACGCGCGACAAATACGACTTGATCGTGATGAACCCTCCGTTCCACGAAGGACATGCCGCCGAGCCCGCCCTCGGGGCGGCGATCATCAGGTCCGCCGCCAAGGCCCTGAAGCAAGGCGGCAAGCTGATGCTCGTCGCCAATCGCGGCTTGCCTTATGAGCAGGTTCTGGCGGAGAGCTTCAAGGAAAGCGGCGAGACCTGCCGCAATGCGCGCTTCAAGGTGCTCTGGGCTAAGCGCTGACGGATCGACAATGCCGTGCGTCTTTTCGGACGCACGGGTCGCTGTGACACTTTGAATTGCTGCATAGCTTTATCCTCAAATCGGTTCCGATCTAAAGAAACGATGCAGTGGAAAGCTTGTTGTCTCGGGCGTTGCGAAACGCGCGATACAGGCAGGCGCGCTATTCCACGTCTGCGCTGCGCAGCGTCTCGAGCGTCGGCATGGAGGTGATATTGTAGCCGGAATCCACGTAGTGAATTTCGCCTGTCACGCCGCGCGAAAGATCGGAAAGCAGATAGAGCGCGGAATTGCCGACGTCCTCGATGGTGACGGTCCGGCGCAGCGGCGAGTTCTTCTGCTGCCAGGAGAGCATGGCGCGGGCGTCGGAAATGCCGGCGCCGGCAAGTGTGCGGATCGGGCCGGCGGAGATCGCATTGACGCGAATGCCTCGGGCTCCATAGTCGGCGGCGAGATAGCGCACCGAAGCTTCCAGCGCCGCCTTCGCAACACCCATCACGTTGTAGTTCGGCATCACCCGCACCGAGCCGCCATAGGTGAGCGTCAGCATCGTGCCGCCTTCGCTCATCACGTCCGCGGCGCGCCTGGCGATCTCGGTGAAGGAGAAGCAGGAGATCACCATGGTGCGGCTGAAATTCTCGCGTGTGGTGTCGGCGTAAAGCCCCTTCAGTTCGCTCTTGTCGGAAAAACCGATCGCGTGGACGACGAAATCGAGCTTGCCCCAGCGCTCCTTGATCGCGTCGATGACCGCGTCGACGGAGGCGATATCCTCTACGTCGCAGGGCAGCAGGAAATCCGAATTCACCTCGGCAGCGAGCGGCTTCACACGCTTGCCGAGCGCTTCGCCCTGATAGGTGAAGGCGAGTTCCGCGCCCTGGGCGGCCAGCGCCTTGGAAATGCCCCAGGCAATAGAGTGATTGTTGGCCACACCCATGATGAGGCCGCGCTTTCCGTTCATCAGTCCGTTCATTTTGTTATCCGTTATAGCGCTGGAAGACGAGCGTCGCATTGGTGCCGCCGAAACCGAACGAGTTCGAAAGAACCGTGTCGATCTTGGCGTCATCGATCCGTTTGCGAACGATCGGCACACCTTCGAACTCCGGGTCGAGTTCGCTGATGTGAGCGCTTTCGCCGATGAAGCCGGCCTGCATCATCAACAGGCCGTAAATCGATTCCTGCACGCCGGCCGCGCCGAGAGAATGGCCGGTCAGCGACTTGGTCGACTGGATGTGCGGCATCTTTTCGCCGAAGACCTCGCGGATGGCGCCGATTTCCTTGGAGTCGCCCACTGGCGTCGACGTGCCATGCGTGTTGATGTAATCGACGTCGCCCTTCACGGTAGAGAGCGCCTGGCGCATGCAGCGCACGGCGCCCTCGCCGGACGGGGCGACCATGTCGTAGCCGTCCGAGGTTGCGCCATAGCCGACGATCTCGGCATAGATCTTGGCGCCCCGAGCCTTGGCGTGCTCGAGTTCCTCCAGAACCAGAACGCCGGCGCCGCCGGCAATCACGAAGCCGTCACGATTGACGTCGTAAGCGCGCGACGCGGTCGAGGGTGCGTCGTTGAATTTCGAGGACATCGCGCCCATCGCGTCGAAGAGGTTGGACATTGTCCAGTCGAGATCCTCATGGCCGCCGGCGAACATCACGTCCTGCTTGCCCCATTGGATCATTTCCGCGGCATTGCCGATGCAATGGGCCGAGGTCGAGCAGGCGGACGAGATCGAATAGTTGACGCCGTGGATCTGGAACCAGGTCGCAAGCGTCGCCGAAGCGGTGGAGGACATCGCCTTCGGCACGGCGAAAGGACCGATGCGCTTGGGGCTGTTGTTCTTGCGGGTGATTTC is a genomic window of Sinorhizobium numidicum containing:
- a CDS encoding class I SAM-dependent methyltransferase; this translates as MSRDALKTLFHPFAIGVIDPPGEGERVLFLGAEAGYRLPEGFAASVSAVQPLRPLYRALEAMRVDVTPSVLGEGYDVALVLCGRHKGENEDRIAEALKRTRAGALIVIAGGKEDGIQSLRKKIDKFGWDGDSLPKYHGVAFWFTRPEDVSEAVTKLAKVPVRVDGLFEASPGMFSHDRVDAGSELLASRLPRDFTGHAADFGAGWGYLSVMLAQASPGLKGIDLFEADHDALEAARVNMKANAPSTPARFYWHDLTSEDTRDKYDLIVMNPPFHEGHAAEPALGAAIIRSAAKALKQGGKLMLVANRGLPYEQVLAESFKESGETCRNARFKVLWAKR
- the fabI gene encoding enoyl-ACP reductase FabI, which translates into the protein MNGLMNGKRGLIMGVANNHSIAWGISKALAAQGAELAFTYQGEALGKRVKPLAAEVNSDFLLPCDVEDIASVDAVIDAIKERWGKLDFVVHAIGFSDKSELKGLYADTTRENFSRTMVISCFSFTEIARRAADVMSEGGTMLTLTYGGSVRVMPNYNVMGVAKAALEASVRYLAADYGARGIRVNAISAGPIRTLAGAGISDARAMLSWQQKNSPLRRTVTIEDVGNSALYLLSDLSRGVTGEIHYVDSGYNITSMPTLETLRSADVE
- the fabB gene encoding beta-ketoacyl-ACP synthase I → MRRVVVTGLGIVSSIGNNADEVTESLREAKSGITFSPDFAENGFKCQVWGAPSLDPTDLVDRRAMRFLSQGGAWNHVAMKQAIADSGLEAGDITNERTGIIMGSGGPSTRTIVEAAEITRKNNSPKRIGPFAVPKAMSSTASATLATWFQIHGVNYSISSACSTSAHCIGNAAEMIQWGKQDVMFAGGHEDLDWTMSNLFDAMGAMSSKFNDAPSTASRAYDVNRDGFVIAGGAGVLVLEELEHAKARGAKIYAEIVGYGATSDGYDMVAPSGEGAVRCMRQALSTVKGDVDYINTHGTSTPVGDSKEIGAIREVFGEKMPHIQSTKSLTGHSLGAAGVQESIYGLLMMQAGFIGESAHISELDPEFEGVPIVRKRIDDAKIDTVLSNSFGFGGTNATLVFQRYNG